The following coding sequences lie in one Nerophis lumbriciformis linkage group LG02, RoL_Nlum_v2.1, whole genome shotgun sequence genomic window:
- the LOC133611020 gene encoding E3 SUMO-protein ligase ZBED1-like has protein sequence MEQKYTKKMNEVKAILKNVKGKLTLTTDAWTSMATEAYLGVTIHFVNDEWELTSINLTTIPLNEKHTAENIASWIEDVVNKFEINIKLVQVIVHDNAANVVAALRVLEERHGVSSLRCVGHTLQLVVNHALKDNHISRALGAARSLVEHFRKSELSSTKLKVKQKQMGSPDHSLIQDVSVRWNSSFCMISRLLEQRWPITATLSDPEVTQRGKHFLDLKADQWSLLEELEQVLKPFECATVYLSGESYVTVSAVPLLVKGLRKATQTAFENASIKCFQVTAAREITSRWEAETTFKDDGPNVCILAAALDPRFRKLKFLTADECLKVQYKLHAIVLEEKRREKETHAQQGTAMQVERPDADRRPVSLLDTLLGSDSDELSNNEEDNNDSNDAEMVRNELVSYFGESPISKDENPLKWWKEHQARFPNLAMLARSYLSVPATSTPSERLFSAAGNIVNKKRTSLTPEHVDMLTFLHYNC, from the coding sequence atggagcaaaaatacacaaagaaaatgaatgaagtcaaagcaatcctgaaaaatgtgaaaggaaaactgacactcacaactgatgcatggacaagtatggccactgaagcttaccttggtgtcaccattcactttgttaatgatgagtgggagcttacctcaattaacttgacaacaatacccctcaatgaaaagcacactgcagaaaacattgcctcttggattgaggatgttgtcaataagtttgaaataaacataaaactagtacaagtcattgtacatgacaatgctgcaaatgttgttgcagctttaagagttcttgaggaaagacatggtgtttcatccctcagatgtgttggccatactctacagcttgtagttaaccatgctctaaaggacaaccacatcagcagagctttaggagcagcaagaagtttggtcgagcacttcagaaaaagtgagctatccagtacaaaactaaaggttaagcaaaaacaaatgggttctccagaccacagcctcatacaagatgtgtctgtgagatggaacagttccttttgcatgattagtcgcctgcttgagcagaggtggccaataacagcaactctgtcagatccggaggtcactcaaagagggaagcattttctggatcttaaggctgaccagtggagcttgcttgaagaacttgaacaagttctgaaaccttttgaatgtgcgactgtgtacctgagtggagaatcttatgtaacagtttccgctgtccctctgctggtcaaagggcttcggaaggctacacaaactgcttttgaaaatgcatcaatcaagtgtttccaggtcactgctgcacgtgagataacatccaggtgggaagccgagaccacattcaaagatgatggaccaaatgtgtgcatattagcagctgcacttgacccacgattcaggaagctgaaattcctgactgcagatgagtgtttaaaagttcaatacaagctgcatgcaatagttctggaggagaaaagaagggaaaaggagacacacgctcaacagggcacagcaatgcaagtggaaagaccagatgctgacaggcggcctgtatctttactagacacacttcttggctcagattcagatgaactcagcaacaatgaggaagacaacaatgacagtaatgatgctgaaatggtcagaaacgagttagtgtcttattttggagaatcccccatttccaaggatgaaaacccattaaaatggtggaaagaacatcaggcaaggtttccaaatctggcaatgctggctcggtcttacctctcagttccagccacatcgaccccttctgagcgcctattttcagctgctgggaatattgtaaacaagaaaagaaccagcctcaccccagagcatgtagacatgctaacctttcttcattacaactgttag